One window of the Oncorhynchus mykiss isolate Arlee chromosome 5, USDA_OmykA_1.1, whole genome shotgun sequence genome contains the following:
- the LOC110524491 gene encoding uncharacterized protein LOC110524491 isoform X2 — protein sequence MRCERAMRGGGGGGGGGGGRGLWQGSEAQRREEHRAQARLQGGLQRLEQATSYHLNTLTTEQRRLHRDLLNIKTGNPWRRRLHPLVLQPVNPDSSHLSMPCRTTLPTIPRATRDPKKHRSVKAVCGGVSGLAPLQARVHDFLCSSADPQRQGAESSVAPLCLPDLKLQPAAELTSTGLGERGEVEGREGRAEREREYVRGREGRATRKEEENGRTDRDREKEEYYPLPPPPSDVLAADGRPRTLHLLPDFNQSLAEARKARYIRYRGRPPCERELSITEIFARGNTGSIHRLTL from the exons AT GAGGTGTGAGAGAGCCatgcgtggtggtggtggtggtggtggtggtggtggtggcagggGGCTGTGGCAGGGCAGCGAGGCCCAAAGGAGAGAGGAGCACAGAGCTCAGGCTCGCCTGCAGGGGGGGTTACAGAGACTGGAGCAGGCCACGAGCTACCACCTCAACACACTCACCACAGAACAACGAAGACTACACAGAGACCTGCTCAACATCAAGACCG GTAACCCCTGGAGGAGGAGACTTCACCCTCTGGTGTTGCAACCTGTCAACCCTgactcctcccatctctccatgcCCTGCAGGACTACCCTACCCACAATCCCACGGGCCACCAGAGACCCAAAGAAACACAG GTCAGTGAAAGCTGTGTGTGGGGGAGTGTCTGGTCTGGCTCCACTCCAGGCTCGGGTCCATGACTTCCTCTGCAGCTCTGCAGACCCACAGAGACAGGGGGCAGAGAGCTCAGTGGCGCCACTCTGCCTGCCAGACCTCAAACTGCAGCCTGCAGCAGAATTGACCAGCActgggctgggagagagaggggaagtggaagggagggaggggagagctgagagagagagagaatatgtgagggggagagaggggagggcaacgagaaaggaggaagagaacgggaggacagacagagacagagagaaagaggagtattatcctctccctcctcccccctccgaTGTCCTCGCTGCTGATGGTCGGCCCAGAACGCTCCACCTCCTGCCTGATTTCAACCAATCACTGGCCGAGGCTCGTAAAGCTCGCTACATCCGTTACCGAGGTCGACCCCCCTGCGAGAGGGAGCTGTCAATCACTGAGATATTCGCCAGGGGCAACACAGGTTCCATCCACAGATTAACTCTGTAA
- the LOC110524491 gene encoding uncharacterized protein LOC110524491 isoform X1, with the protein MAQVVVHLPHNHSVAGSSSECQRRCERAMRGGGGGGGGGGGRGLWQGSEAQRREEHRAQARLQGGLQRLEQATSYHLNTLTTEQRRLHRDLLNIKTGNPWRRRLHPLVLQPVNPDSSHLSMPCRTTLPTIPRATRDPKKHRSVKAVCGGVSGLAPLQARVHDFLCSSADPQRQGAESSVAPLCLPDLKLQPAAELTSTGLGERGEVEGREGRAEREREYVRGREGRATRKEEENGRTDRDREKEEYYPLPPPPSDVLAADGRPRTLHLLPDFNQSLAEARKARYIRYRGRPPCERELSITEIFARGNTGSIHRLTL; encoded by the exons ATGGCACAGGTGGTAGTGCACTTACCTCACAACCATAGTGTtgctggttcaagctctgagtgtCAGAG GAGGTGTGAGAGAGCCatgcgtggtggtggtggtggtggtggtggtggtggtggcagggGGCTGTGGCAGGGCAGCGAGGCCCAAAGGAGAGAGGAGCACAGAGCTCAGGCTCGCCTGCAGGGGGGGTTACAGAGACTGGAGCAGGCCACGAGCTACCACCTCAACACACTCACCACAGAACAACGAAGACTACACAGAGACCTGCTCAACATCAAGACCG GTAACCCCTGGAGGAGGAGACTTCACCCTCTGGTGTTGCAACCTGTCAACCCTgactcctcccatctctccatgcCCTGCAGGACTACCCTACCCACAATCCCACGGGCCACCAGAGACCCAAAGAAACACAG GTCAGTGAAAGCTGTGTGTGGGGGAGTGTCTGGTCTGGCTCCACTCCAGGCTCGGGTCCATGACTTCCTCTGCAGCTCTGCAGACCCACAGAGACAGGGGGCAGAGAGCTCAGTGGCGCCACTCTGCCTGCCAGACCTCAAACTGCAGCCTGCAGCAGAATTGACCAGCActgggctgggagagagaggggaagtggaagggagggaggggagagctgagagagagagagaatatgtgagggggagagaggggagggcaacgagaaaggaggaagagaacgggaggacagacagagacagagagaaagaggagtattatcctctccctcctcccccctccgaTGTCCTCGCTGCTGATGGTCGGCCCAGAACGCTCCACCTCCTGCCTGATTTCAACCAATCACTGGCCGAGGCTCGTAAAGCTCGCTACATCCGTTACCGAGGTCGACCCCCCTGCGAGAGGGAGCTGTCAATCACTGAGATATTCGCCAGGGGCAACACAGGTTCCATCCACAGATTAACTCTGTAA